GCATGTACGGCGGTGTTTTTTCCACGTTTCGGAGCGATGGCACGTTAAATTTGCCAATGTCTTCGGGGAAAGTGCTGACTAGGTTTCTTCCAGCATCGTTAGAAAAATCGTCCAAAATGCCATTATTTCTGAAACTTTGGTCGGTAAAAAGGTCGGTCGCATGGCAGGTCGAGCATTTTCTTTTAAAAATATTTAGTCCGGCGATTTCGTCTGATGAAAGTGTGCCGCCCGATTCGCCGCGTACGAATTTGTCGTAGCGACTGTTCGCACTGACCAGCATGACCATGAACTGCGAAAGGGCTTTGAGCATCGTTGCACCCGTCACGGTGTCTTGGCCTCGGAAGGCTTTTCGAAAGAGTGTAGGATACTCGGCATGACGGTTGAGTTTCCTGATGACGTTGGCGGGCTTTTCATCCATTTCGACAGGGTTTTGGATTGCATTGAGCGGTACGAGGTCGAGCAACGACACGCCACCGTCCCAGAAAAATGACGTTTTCCAAGCCATATTTTGCACGGGTTGGGCATTTCTATTGCCAAACAGTCCGTCAATACCGTGACTCGTGACGTGATCAACGTGACTGAAAGCCGAAAAACTGATGTGGCAATCTGCGCAGGAAATTGTGCTGTCGCGGCTGAAAATGGGATCGTAAAATAACAGCCTGCCAAGTTCAAAACCTTCCTGCGTGAGTTCGTTTTTGAAAAATCGTAGGTTGGCGCGGGCATGTTTGCCGGGCTGGAAAATTTGATGACCTCTGTGGTAACGGGGTCGTCTTTTTCGCATGATGTTGCGGTGTACAGCAGTGTTGCGAGCAGGATAAATTTACTTATTTTTTCCATTTTCAATTATTTATGTAAGTCTAAACTATGATTTTGATGATGTTTTACTTGGATTGAACATCATCAAAATCATAGTTCAGTTGATCTATTACTCGTGGTTATGAACATGGTCAAGTTTGAACATGTCCGCGTAGTTATCAGCAATAAATTTTGAAAACGCCCCAGCGTGTGAGGTCGGATTAACCGCCACGCTTATGTTGGTCGGCGAGGTGAACATCTCCAAAATATCCACATAAACATGGAATATAGGAGCCTCGATGTTACGGCGTACTTTGGCAGCCTCGTTGTGGCTGTGGATTTCGACGTTTTTGAGGTTGTTCAATGTCGGCTTGTCCTTCCCACCGAAAAGTCCCGTGTGGTATTGGATTGTGTTTTCGCGCGTCATAGTGTCAAACGGTGCCTGCGGCGAAGTGCCTTCAATTTTCACGAAAATGTAACCACTGTTCCAAGCCCAGTACATTCCCGCAGCCCCGGCAGCGGGGTCTAGTACACCCGTGCGCTGCGATACGTCAGAAACACTTTTCGCGCTGTCCACGCCGATGGTGAAGCGAACTTCCTCGTAATCACCCGCCGGAACGCCGTTGATGGTGATTTCGCGGGTTTCGGCATCGTCGTGTTTGCAGAGGAAATAACAGGAATCTTTCGGCACAACGTATTCGGTTCCGTCGGTTTTGACAAAGATAAAATTCGAAACGTAGTAGTTGAATGTGCTGAATTTGAGCGTTTCCCCGGCAGCGTTTTTGTAATCGTTGCCGAAAACGAGAGGGGCATTGCCAGCGCGGTTGTCAAATTCGAGCGTGACTGAACCGGTACCGCTTAAATCTTCATCGTCCTTATTGCAATTGGTAAAAACCAATGCGATGCTAATGAGGGCAAAAAGCCCATAAATGAGTTTTTCATTTTTGAAAATTTTAAAAATTATTTAAATTAAAAAATTGATTATGAATTAGTTATAATAGGTTTGGACAATTTTTAGAGTCCTATTTTTCATCATTGCCAAGCTGTCAATCAAGGTCGTAACTCCAGGATCGTAAATCGCTTTCATCGTCTATACCAACATAAAGCCGCTATTTCGGAGCGGCAGTCAGAAAGGCAGAAGGCGTATTCCGTGTGGAACATCACCCCAGAGCGTATTTTTCGCCCCAGTTATCTTTCAAATACGCCAGCTCCATATCCATATCGTCTTTCACGCATGTCGAAGTCCATTATTTTCCGTCGTCCGTGAATCGTTCGCTGGCAGGGATGGCTCATTACTTTTCCAAGAAATCCTCAACTTCGTAACAATTCGTTGGAGGCAACACTCATTTGATTCCCGCTGATGTTTTGCGCAAATGCTGTTTTGTCGACAAATACAGTTTTACCATGAAGAATATCCTGAATTCTATTTCTTGTAACGATTTGAAAGTACAAAGTGGGATGGATGTACCAGATCACCCTTTGTAAGATTGCAAAGCAATGAAAATCAGGCCATTATTAGTCTAAACTAAAGAATTCATTACAAGTCTGGGTGGTCGAAAAATACCATTGACAAATTCGGATGTGAAAGGTGTTTGATTGGCAAAGTTTGGTTTTCGCTTGTGTGCCCAGCGTTTAGGACTTTGAAACAACCAACTGAAATTGTCACTGCAGTATAAGACCTGCTGTTGTTCCTTCAGTTTGTAGGGTATTTGTTTTCTCTCAGTTTCTTCTTCTTCCTCCTTTATTCTTTGCATCAAGATGCACTTCCCTTTGCATTTCTTTTTAGGGTTGTCACGGTTGATGCAAAGGACTTTAGCAATGTAGTCTTGATTGATTTTGAAGGAAAATAATATCCATACCTTGCTAAAAGATTGTAGCATGATTAATAAAGCAAGGAGTATATATATTATATTTTTCAAATATTCTTCTATTCAACGCAAAAATACCTTATCTCTTTATATTATTTTCATACTTTTTGTTTTATTTTGAATGCAGAAAACGCTTTGCAGATTTGCGATGATCTGGTTTATTTCAATAAATGTTCATGCGGAGTCCCGATAATTGTGGAGATAAATTTTCAGCTC
The DNA window shown above is from Saprospiraceae bacterium and carries:
- a CDS encoding cytochrome-c peroxidase, coding for MRKRRPRYHRGHQIFQPGKHARANLRFFKNELTQEGFELGRLLFYDPIFSRDSTISCADCHISFSAFSHVDHVTSHGIDGLFGNRNAQPVQNMAWKTSFFWDGGVSLLDLVPLNAIQNPVEMDEKPANVIRKLNRHAEYPTLFRKAFRGQDTVTGATMLKALSQFMVMLVSANSRYDKFVRGESGGTLSSDEIAGLNIFKRKCSTCHATDLFTDQSFRNNGILDDFSNDAGRNLVSTFPEDIGKFNVPSLRNVEKTPPYMHNGKFNTLQSVLDHYNSGVKDSPTLDPILKQNGQLGIALTELEKSQIIAFLKTLTDDDFIRDVRFQKP